TTCCGCAAACTGACGGTGCAAGACAACATCCTGGCAGTTCTGGAGGCGCAGGATTTGAGCTGGGAGAGCCGGAGAATCCGTACGGAACGGCTGATTGAACAGTTGAATCTTGGTCATATCAGGAAAACCAAGGGGTATGCATTGAGTGGAGGCGAGCGACGGCGTGTGGAAATCGCGCGTTGCCTAGCAATTGAGCCGGCGTTTATTCTGCTCGACGAGCCGTTCTCAGGGATAGATCCGATTGCCGTGTTGGACTTGCAGGAGATCATCTTTGGCCTGAAGCGGAACGGGATCGGCGTGCTTATTACAGACCACAATGTACGCGAGACGCTTTCGGTAACGGACCGTGCCTATATCATCAATGAAGGAAAGATTTTCCGGACCGGAACACCGGGCGAACTGGGGCGCGATCCGGATGTAAGGCGTATCTATCTGGGAGAAAACTTCTCGATGGATTAGTGGGTGAATGGGTGGGGAGCGGAAGTAGAGCTTTAAACACTCCTTTGCAAGATAAAAGCCAAGCGGCAAAACAGTACAACTTCCGTGGCACGTTTGAGTTGCCAACGGTGGAGTTTACACAGCCATTGGCGGGGTTAGACTTACAGCGAAAAGAGTTCGAGGCGCGTAGACTGTGTCAGGTATGCAGTCTTTTGCGGATGGCATGCACGACAAACGCCAAACGTCGCACCTGACTCCACTATCTTTCAGGTATCAGGTGTAGGAGAGAGGTCCCGGACGTGCTGCTGCAACCCAAGCTGAACATGAAGGTCTCCCAGAGACAGGTGCTGACCCCTGGCCTGGTCCAGATGGTCAGCGTGCTGGCGCTGAATAAGCTTGAGTTGAAAGAGATGATCAACACCGAGATGGTGGAAAATCCGGTGTTAGAAGAGTTGGAAGAGACAGCGGTCTCTCTGGACGAGCGGGCTGGGCAGGAGGGCGACCGCGAGCGCTCTGCTGAAGAAGTAGCAGCTGAGAGTGAACGTGTCGAGAAGGACCCCTTCGATGAGATCGACTTTGGCAGCTATTTTCAGGATTATCTCGATCCTGGTTTCAAGACCGCAATGAATTTTGAAGAGATCGACAAGCCATCGTTTGAGAACTTCCTTTCGCAGCCGAGCTCATTGAGCGATCATCTCCTGTGGCAACTGGGCTCGATGTCGCTAGTGCCTGGTGTGCGAGCAGCAACGGAGCTGGTGGTAGGAAACCTCAACGAAGACGGTTATTTGATAGCCACAGATGAGGAACTGATTGGTTTGTTGCGCGAGTTCAATAGCCAGGTAACCCCCGAGCCGATTCCATTTGAGCGCGGGGTAAAGGGCAAGCTTGTGCAATCGTGGATGGCAGCATCCTTAAATGCGCATATCGAGCCTAACGGAGGTTTGTCGAATCTTGCGGCAGCGGCAGACGCGCACGAAGATCAGCAACTGTTGACCACAGTGGTGGAAGCGCGTGGCGTGGTGAATTTTCTCGACCCTGTGGGCGTTGGCGCACGCAATTTGCAGGAGTGTCTGCTGATCCAGATATGTGCACAGCGTGGCGAGGCGGGTATTGTACTTCGCAAAAGACAGATGATTGCTGCTGCAAGTGGGGCACCCGAAGACCGTCTTCGCCGTGAAGATTGCCTCACTTCCGCTTCTAATGGCAAGGGCGACATCTTCGATATCGCGACGCATATCGTCTCAAACTGCCTGGCCTTGCTGCAAAAGAAGGACATGCGCGAACTGACAAGGAACTGTGGCCGCAAAGCGGAAGAAGTTCAGGCTGCGGTGGATTTCATTCGGACGTTGGATCCACGGCCCGGTCAACGCTACAACCACTCCGAAACGCGTCTAATTGAGCCTGACGTGGCCTTCGTCAAGCGCGACGGTGAGTACGTTGTCGTGATGAATGAAGAGGACATGCCAACGCTGCGCCTGAACCAGAACTACCGCAGGATGCTGCAACAAAAGCAGACTGACAAGGACGTCAAGGAGTACGTCAAGGAGCGATACAAATCGGCGATCCAGTTGCTCCGGAACATCGAGCAGCGCAAGAACACTATCGTGCGTACGTGCGACGCGATTGTGCGTCGGCAGCATGATTTTCTTGAACAAGGTGTCAATGAGCTGAAGCCGATGATGATCAAGGAGGTCGCCGAAGAGATTGGTGTCCATCCTTCGACGGTCAGCCGCGCGGTTGCGAACAAGTATGTCCATACGCCGCAGGGTGTGTATGAACTTCGGTTCTTCTTCTCCGAGGCCGTGAACGGTCCTGAGGGTGGCGATCTTCCGCTGGTTCTGCTCAAGCGCAAGGTAAAGAAGTTGATCGAAGAAGAGGACCCGCGCAAACCGATGACCGATGACCAGTTGGCAGCTGAGTTGCAGCGGCAGGGAATTCAGGTAACACGCCGTACAGTGGCCAAATACCGCGAAGACATGCAGATTCCCAGCACCCACCAGCGTCGTGTACGCTAAATCTTCGAACATCTGTGAGGTGAGCGCATGGGCGTCGAATACACGGGGCGACAGACGGCTGTCACAAAAAAAATCAAGCAACAGGTAGAGGCAGGGCTTACGCGTATTGAGAAGATCGTCGGCGCGGCTGTCGGCGTTCAGGTGACGTTGACAGCCCAGAAACATCGGCAGATTGCCGACATCCGCATTCAGACAAGAAGCCAGAAACTGGTTGCTGCCTGTGAGGCTTCCAATATGGAGGCTGCACTCAAGGAAGCACTCGAAAAGATCGAGCGACAGGCGGTGAGGCATAAAAAGAAGACTGGAACAATAAAGCGGCATCCGAAGGGTGAGGTAAAGGTGGGGCACGGCAAGGCGGTCATCGAAGCTGTGACGCCTACGGTGTCAAAAAGCACAGGGAAGAGCTCCGCTAAGAATCCGGATAGGATCAAGACTGTGCCAATGGTCGTGCACTCGTTCCCATTTCAATCGCCGCTCCCGGAGCCTCACATTGCTCGCACGACTGAAGGAGTAGCTTTGCGCCCTATGTCTGTTGAAGAGGCAGTGAAAGAAGCGGCGTTTCGCGACCGCGATGTGTTCATCTTCCGTGACTACTCAGAGCAGTTGATGGTGCTGCATCGCAGACGTGATGGAAAGATGGAGCTGATTGAAGTCCCATAGCATCAGCCGTTTCAATACAGGTTAGACCATCGGTGGATGCTAGGATTGCTACGATGCCACGCAAGCGAGCGAAAAAACTAAGCACTAAGAGAACACGGAAGCGTACGAAGTTACTTCCTCACCGAGAGCTGGTGATTCTGACTGGTCTTTCGGGATCGGGAAAGCTATCGGCACTGAAAACGTTTGAAGACCTGGGCTATTACTCAGTAGACAATCTGCCACTGGAATTAGTGCCGCGTTTTGCGGATCTTGTGCGGCAATCCAACGAGATTGAGCGAGCTGCACTGGTGGTGGATGTACGCGAAGGGATTCGGCTCGACGAGTTTCCGCATCTGCTTAAGCGCGTGCGGCGTGTGCTGCCGACGCGCGTGCTCTTTCTTGAAGCTAGTGACGAAGCGCTGTTGCGTCGGTTCTCTGAGACAAGGCGTCCGCATCCATTGGGTCGCAACGACACTGTGGTGAAGTCGATTAAAGCGGAACGTAAGCGACTTGACCCCATCCGCAACGTTGCCGACATTGTGCTCGACACAACCAAGTTCACGGTGCATGATCTGCGTGCGCACATCAACGCGCAGTTCGAACGTAACGATAATGAAACGAACCTGACGATTTCGTCGAACAGCTTTGGCTTCAAAAACGGCGTGCCTGCTGAGGCCGATCTCGTCTTCGATGTGCGTTTTCTGCCCAACCCCCACTTCGTCCCGGAGTTTCGTAAGCTGACAGGCAGGCATCCCAGTGTCGCGAAGTATGTCCGCGACTTTCCGCAGACGACGCAGTTTCTCGACAAGACGACCGACATGCTCAAGTTTCTGCTCCCACATTACATCAAAGAGGGAAAGAGCTATCTAACCGTGGCATTCGGCTGCACAGGAGGACAGCACCGCTCGGTGTTTATCGCGGAGGAGATGCGAAAGCGCCTGACTGCTGCCGGGTACAGGGTGAAGACCTCGCACCGCGATATGCCGCGTTGACCGGACGCGGAGAGGTCTGGCCAAGTAAAATGAATGGGATGAATCCTGCACAACAGAGGGACGGGCGGGCTTGAGACGCTTCTGGCGATTGCTGCTCTACGTGCGGCCTTACGTGCTGTATTCGCTGCTGTCGGTTTTATTGATGGCCGTGGTAGGGGCGATGGCGGCGTTTCGCCTGCTGCTCATCAAGCCTATCTTCGCCAACGTACTTAGTCCGGAGACCTCGAAGAATGTCCTTGTCTTCCCAGTGCCCCAACTGGGCTGGACGCTCGATCTGAATTTCCTTGTGCCGCACTTTCTGCACAACGCCTGGGACGTTGTCGCATACGCGCTTATCGGCTCGGCGGTGCTGAAGTCCATCTGCGATTACACGGGCACATACCTGGCAAACTATGCAGGCTTCGGCATGATTACGGACCTGCGCAATGACCTCTACGACGCTGTGTTGCGCCGTTCGGTCGCGTTCTTTCAAAGGCACACGACGGGCACGCTGCTCTCGACGCTGATTAATGACATCGAACGTGTGCAGTTTGCCATGTCTTCAGTGCTGAGCGATTTTCTGCAGCAATTGTTCACGCTCATCTTCACGATCGGCGTAGTTATCGTCACGGGCGGGAAGCTTGCGTGGATACTGCTGCTGTTTGTACCTGTCATCATCTCGTCGGCGCGGCGCATTGGGCGCGGCGTCAGGCGGACTACACGCAAGGAACAGGATAAGCTCGCCGATATCCAGAATATTCTGCACGAGACCATCACCGGCAACCGTATCGTGAAGGCGTTCGGCATGGAATTGTGGGAGATGGATCGCTTCCGTAAGGCGGCGGCAAAGCTCTTCCACGCCAATCTGAAGTCGATCAGCGTGCAGGCGATAAGTTCTCCGTTGATGGACGGTCTGGCTTCGGTTGCGATTGCTTTGCTGTTGTGGGTGGGTAGGCAAGAGATTGTGCACCACGAGATGACGGCCGCCTCGTTCATCACATTTCTGGCCGCGGTGTTTACGATGTACGATCCTGTGCGGAAGTTTGCTCTCTTCTACAACAGCTTCCAGCAGGCGCTCGGCGCGAGCGAAGAGATATTTAAGTTCATGGATGCGCAGGACGATGTACAAGAGAAGCGCCGGGCTTTTGTACTGAAGGGCTTCAACCATGGCATTGAGTTCGAACACGTAGGCTTTGCATATGCGGCGGAGGATGGCGTGCAGAAGCAGGTGCTGCATGACATCAATCTCTCTGTAAAGCCGGGCGAAGTCATCGCATTCGTCGGCCCGAGCGGAGCTGGCAAGTCTTCGCTGGTGAACCTGATTCCGCGTTTCTTCGATGTCAACGAAGGACGGATCATCTTTGACGACCACGATGTACGCGACGTGACAATTGCTTCTTTGCGCCACCAGATCGGCAAGGTGACGCAAGAGACCGTGCTCTTCAACGACACAGTGCGAAACAACATCGCCTACGGTCAGCCGGATGTGCCTCTTAGCAAGGTGGAGGAGGCCGCGAAGATGGCCTTGGCACATGACTTTATCATGAACATGCCCGAGGGATATGACACGCGGATCGGCGAGAAAGGCATGCGCTTGAGTGGCGGTGAACGCCAGCGGATTGCGATTGCGCGTGCCATTTTGAAGAACGCGCCAGTGCTGATTTTGGATGAGGCGACCTCGGCGCTCGATACTGAGAGCGAGCAGTATGTTCAAGCAGCGCTTGCGAATCTAATGCAAGGTAGGACGGTGTTTGTGATTGCCCATCGCCTCTCTACTGTTCGCCGCGCGACGCGGATTGCGGTGATCGAGAGCGGGCGCATTACGGAGATGGGTACCCACGAGGAGTTGCTGGCGCAGTCTGGAACGTACCGGCGGCTCTATGACATACAGTTCAGCGATGATGCAGGCGCAACGACAAATATAGAGACGCCCGTGACGGCGAACGTGGAGGGAACGGCTTGAGTGCCTTGTATTCGATGACGGGATATGCAAGCGTGCGGGGCTCGGTACGGGAAGACCTCGGCTTTACGCTGACTATGAAGAGCGTCAACCACAGGTTTCTCGACCTGCAGATGCGGATGCCCTCGTACTGCGATGGCTTGGAGATTCAGCTACGGCGCATCTTGAAAGAGAACCTCCGCCGCGGCCATGTGGATGTCACACTGCAGATGGAGCGGCAAGCGAGTGCAGAGGTTCGTTTGAACAGCGGGTTACTGGGTGCGTATATGCAGGCGTTTCGCGAAGCTGCCGGCCTGTATGGGTTGTCGAGCCAACCTGATCTAAGTGCAATGTTGCGTATTCCAGGGGTGATGAGCGCGGAGGGGGGGCTGAGTGCGGAGGACATATCTGCGCTGGAAACGGCGGTGTTGGCACAGGTGATGCCACTAGTTGAAAAGCTGAACGAGGTTCGCGCTCACGAAGGTGCGGCTTTGACGGCAGAGATGCGCTCATCGATGCTGCGGTTGCGCGCATTTGCTGATGAGATGGCTGGTCTGCGCAATGGTGTTCGAGAGGTGCAGTTTGAGCGCCTGCGCGTGCGGTTGGCAGAGCTGACGCAGGGGATTGCGGTCAACGAAGAACGGGTGCTGGCTGAAGCAGCGGTGCTGGCAGAAAAGAGCGATATTGAGGAAGAGATTGTTCGTCTCCGAACGCATATAGATCGCTTTCTCTCTATGCTGGATGCGGGCGGAGAGCTGGGCAAGCGTCTTGATTTTCTTCTGCAGGAGCTAAATCGCGAAGCGAATACGATGCTCTCGAAAACCAGTGCTGCGACAGGAACAAATAGCCTGCGCATCACAGAGATTGGGTTAGAGATGAAAGCGGAGATCGAGAAGGTTCGCGAGCAAGTGCAGAACATCGAGTAACCCAATACAGGACACTCAAGGGCGAATGGCAGGCATACTTTTTATTATTTCGGCGCCCTCGGGCTCGGGCAAATCGACGCTGGTAGGCCAGTTGAGAACGCTGGTTGAAGGCCTGGAGTTTTCGGTCTCCTACACAACACGGGCTCCGCGCGGCTCCGAGGAAGATGGACGCGAATACCACTTCACGACCCGTGAGGAGTTCGAGAGGATGATTTCCGCGGGTGAGTTCCTGGAGTGGGCCGAAGTTTTTGGCAACTACTACGGGACTGCCGTTTCAGCACTCGACCATGCAAAGGCTGCGGGCAAGGACTTGCTACTAGACATCGACGTGCAGGGCGCTTTGCAGGTCATGAAGAAGCAGCCGGCAGCGGTTTCGATCTTCATTATGCCGCCAAGTCCGCAGGTGTTGGAGATGCGTCTGCGCCACCGTAGCGAGGCCGAACACGTAACCTCGGAGGTCGTCATCCAGCGCCGCCTCTCGCAAGCACACAATGAACTGAAGCATATTGGGGACTATCAGTATGCACTGGTGAATGATGTTCTCGAGCAGGCAGTGTCGGAGTTGCGCGCTATCGTTCTGTTCGAACGCGGCTCGCGCGATGGGGTGCAGGTCGTGG
This is a stretch of genomic DNA from Edaphobacter acidisoli. It encodes these proteins:
- the rpoN gene encoding RNA polymerase factor sigma-54 codes for the protein MLLQPKLNMKVSQRQVLTPGLVQMVSVLALNKLELKEMINTEMVENPVLEELEETAVSLDERAGQEGDRERSAEEVAAESERVEKDPFDEIDFGSYFQDYLDPGFKTAMNFEEIDKPSFENFLSQPSSLSDHLLWQLGSMSLVPGVRAATELVVGNLNEDGYLIATDEELIGLLREFNSQVTPEPIPFERGVKGKLVQSWMAASLNAHIEPNGGLSNLAAAADAHEDQQLLTTVVEARGVVNFLDPVGVGARNLQECLLIQICAQRGEAGIVLRKRQMIAAASGAPEDRLRREDCLTSASNGKGDIFDIATHIVSNCLALLQKKDMRELTRNCGRKAEEVQAAVDFIRTLDPRPGQRYNHSETRLIEPDVAFVKRDGEYVVVMNEEDMPTLRLNQNYRRMLQQKQTDKDVKEYVKERYKSAIQLLRNIEQRKNTIVRTCDAIVRRQHDFLEQGVNELKPMMIKEVAEEIGVHPSTVSRAVANKYVHTPQGVYELRFFFSEAVNGPEGGDLPLVLLKRKVKKLIEEEDPRKPMTDDQLAAELQRQGIQVTRRTVAKYREDMQIPSTHQRRVR
- a CDS encoding YicC/YloC family endoribonuclease, with the protein product MSALYSMTGYASVRGSVREDLGFTLTMKSVNHRFLDLQMRMPSYCDGLEIQLRRILKENLRRGHVDVTLQMERQASAEVRLNSGLLGAYMQAFREAAGLYGLSSQPDLSAMLRIPGVMSAEGGLSAEDISALETAVLAQVMPLVEKLNEVRAHEGAALTAEMRSSMLRLRAFADEMAGLRNGVREVQFERLRVRLAELTQGIAVNEERVLAEAAVLAEKSDIEEEIVRLRTHIDRFLSMLDAGGELGKRLDFLLQELNREANTMLSKTSAATGTNSLRITEIGLEMKAEIEKVREQVQNIE
- the gmk gene encoding guanylate kinase, producing the protein MAGILFIISAPSGSGKSTLVGQLRTLVEGLEFSVSYTTRAPRGSEEDGREYHFTTREEFERMISAGEFLEWAEVFGNYYGTAVSALDHAKAAGKDLLLDIDVQGALQVMKKQPAAVSIFIMPPSPQVLEMRLRHRSEAEHVTSEVVIQRRLSQAHNELKHIGDYQYALVNDVLEQAVSELRAIVLFERGSRDGVQVVAEACKAVAASPKLKAALETFGR
- a CDS encoding ABC transporter ATP-binding protein — its product is MRRFWRLLLYVRPYVLYSLLSVLLMAVVGAMAAFRLLLIKPIFANVLSPETSKNVLVFPVPQLGWTLDLNFLVPHFLHNAWDVVAYALIGSAVLKSICDYTGTYLANYAGFGMITDLRNDLYDAVLRRSVAFFQRHTTGTLLSTLINDIERVQFAMSSVLSDFLQQLFTLIFTIGVVIVTGGKLAWILLLFVPVIISSARRIGRGVRRTTRKEQDKLADIQNILHETITGNRIVKAFGMELWEMDRFRKAAAKLFHANLKSISVQAISSPLMDGLASVAIALLLWVGRQEIVHHEMTAASFITFLAAVFTMYDPVRKFALFYNSFQQALGASEEIFKFMDAQDDVQEKRRAFVLKGFNHGIEFEHVGFAYAAEDGVQKQVLHDINLSVKPGEVIAFVGPSGAGKSSLVNLIPRFFDVNEGRIIFDDHDVRDVTIASLRHQIGKVTQETVLFNDTVRNNIAYGQPDVPLSKVEEAAKMALAHDFIMNMPEGYDTRIGEKGMRLSGGERQRIAIARAILKNAPVLILDEATSALDTESEQYVQAALANLMQGRTVFVIAHRLSTVRRATRIAVIESGRITEMGTHEELLAQSGTYRRLYDIQFSDDAGATTNIETPVTANVEGTA
- the rapZ gene encoding RNase adapter RapZ; translated protein: MPRKRAKKLSTKRTRKRTKLLPHRELVILTGLSGSGKLSALKTFEDLGYYSVDNLPLELVPRFADLVRQSNEIERAALVVDVREGIRLDEFPHLLKRVRRVLPTRVLFLEASDEALLRRFSETRRPHPLGRNDTVVKSIKAERKRLDPIRNVADIVLDTTKFTVHDLRAHINAQFERNDNETNLTISSNSFGFKNGVPAEADLVFDVRFLPNPHFVPEFRKLTGRHPSVAKYVRDFPQTTQFLDKTTDMLKFLLPHYIKEGKSYLTVAFGCTGGQHRSVFIAEEMRKRLTAAGYRVKTSHRDMPR
- the lptB gene encoding LPS export ABC transporter ATP-binding protein gives rise to the protein MRTLSTEEIGKSYGGREVVRGVSLQIEQGEVVGLLGPNGAGKTTSFYMIVGLVRPDAGRVMADGHDITRLPMYLRARNYGISYLPQEPSVFRKLTVQDNILAVLEAQDLSWESRRIRTERLIEQLNLGHIRKTKGYALSGGERRRVEIARCLAIEPAFILLDEPFSGIDPIAVLDLQEIIFGLKRNGIGVLITDHNVRETLSVTDRAYIINEGKIFRTGTPGELGRDPDVRRIYLGENFSMD
- the hpf gene encoding ribosome hibernation-promoting factor, HPF/YfiA family codes for the protein MGVEYTGRQTAVTKKIKQQVEAGLTRIEKIVGAAVGVQVTLTAQKHRQIADIRIQTRSQKLVAACEASNMEAALKEALEKIERQAVRHKKKTGTIKRHPKGEVKVGHGKAVIEAVTPTVSKSTGKSSAKNPDRIKTVPMVVHSFPFQSPLPEPHIARTTEGVALRPMSVEEAVKEAAFRDRDVFIFRDYSEQLMVLHRRRDGKMELIEVP